A region of the Rissa tridactyla isolate bRisTri1 chromosome 18, bRisTri1.patW.cur.20221130, whole genome shotgun sequence genome:
CACAtgcccctgcctgtgctgcttctccagagaCTGGTGAGGGGCTTGGAGGATAATAGGGGCAGGCAGAGGCTGTGTGTGGGGCAGGAGCAGTGGTTGGTGGGCGTTTCATGGGACGCAGAGGTGAATGACAggctcttctcttccccaggtgTACAAGGGCTTGGACATCATCACGAACAAGGTTTCTCCCCAGGAGCAGCGTCTGTGCAGACACCACATGATCAGCTTTGTGGATCCCCTTGTCTCTAACTACACAGTGGTGGATTTCAGAGACAAAGCTGTGGCTCTGATATCCTTTCACGCTGCAGCCTGCCTGGCTCAGCAGATACGGACTCCCCCcctccacagccagccctgcAAGAGAGATCAGTGTTTCCATCAGCCTTGGGCTCTTCACATTGCGCCAACTCCAGTTTTCAGAGGATACTGCTGCCGAGGGGGGCTTGGAGCTTCTTTTTTCCAGCTAATACTCAGGGTGGCCTCTGCTCAGGGCTGGTTGGGGAAGCTTTCTGCTGCACTGCAACACTGCAGAGCCAGATATTGCCCCCCCTGGCAGTCCCTGCGTGTCCCTGAGTTTTGGTGGTATCTGGCACAGGTAGCAGAGGATAGTGAGAGATCGGACACCTATAACCCTGTCCTGCTGCCTCACtggccctgtggggctgggagagtgGGGTCTgggccccaggctgctgctccccacagtcctccctccctgccatgcATCTCTGCTTATGCTCCCTGACTGTGGCACATTGAAGATATCTTTGCCCGAGACAAGATCCCGATTGTTGTGGGAGGAACCAACTACTACATTGAGTCCCTGCTCTGGAAGGTCCTTATCAGCACCAAGGTACCgttgtggggctgtgtttccctCCGGAAAAGGGTGAGCCCCATGTTCAGGGCAGGCTTCCTGTGACCGGGCATGGTGCTCCCCCTGCTAGAGTGGGGCAAGGAGAACCAAAACCCTCTCATTCACCTCGTGAGTCTGGGGAATCATCTTGCTTGTGCTGGCATTGTTCATGGATGAGTGGCTTGACTCAGAGCTGCCTCGTGCCCCACAGGAGAAGGCCAGCACAGGCCCTGGGCTGGTCACCGACAGGAAAGTGGAGCTGGAGCAACTGGACGGTGTGGAGCTGCATCGCCGTCTGAGCCAGGTGGACCCAGAGATGGCAGCTAAGCTACACCCTCATGACAAGCGCAAAGTGGCCAGGTATGCTTGgtgtgctgggggcaggggatGCCAGGGCCCAGCACCCCTTCCTGAGGGAATCGTGTGCCTCACGAACACAGCAACATGAGCTCTCCCATCCCAGGTGGGTGCTCCTAGCCTCTTAGCAACGTGCTTGGGGACCTTGGAGCACTGGTGTTGGGGAACTCTCTGGGATCTGAGAACTTTGGCCACACAGCCCCCAGTTTGAGCTGCCTTTGGTGGCCAGGACAGTGCATGGCTTCTGGCTTGTGTGCACCAGGGCTGCTCCCGCTGCGGTGCCCCAGGAGCAGGGTTTATCTGGAGCTATTTAAAGAGCAAGCTGCGGTGCTAGCTGAGTAACATACCTGAGCTCTGTGGGAACAGCACAGCAGCAAGACCAGGCTTGCTGCTTTGACGGGTCCGTCCCAGCCGAGCCCTGGCCTGGGGGGAGCAGAATGCCGCCCACCCCATTCGCACGGTACAGGGGGATGGAGGGTTGGGCACCCCATGCAGCTTCCTCCACctccctggctgggctgggctgagctggcaGTAATGCTTCACCGCATTGGCAATGCTGgccccttccctgcagccctgcctggctggaaagggcagggctggagccagaACCCCATCCCCTGCAGGGCTTGTCCCAGTGCCAGGCAGGAGTGGGTGGCTGTGCTCTGGGTTCCTTGGGTGCCATTGCTGTGCTCTGCACTGCATTGCACCCCcaggacctgggtgtgcttgggATGCCGGGCACGGGATGGAGCAGAAACCTGCCCTCCCCCCACATGAGAGGGTTGCATCGCAGCGAGTGTCTGCGGTTCCCTTTGCTGgagcccccagggctgctggggaaaTGGAAAAGCTCATCCTCACCCAGCCTCTGAGCTCTGTCTGTGTCTGCTTACAGGAGCCTCCAAGTGTTCGAAGAGACGGGGATCCCCCATAGTGAAATCTTgcaccagcagcaggaggaggaaggcgggggACCCTTAGGGGGACCCCTGAAATACCCCCATTCCTGCATCTTGTGGCTGCATGCAGACCAGGCAGGTGAGAGTGGGCTTTGCACAGCTCCTGGCTGGCTGAGCTTGGTGATGTGAGGTTAGAGCTgactccctgctcctgctccagcctcctccctAAAGAAGGCAGCAATAGCTTTGGCATCAGTGGGCGTGACAGAGGACTAGCTCCTCTCCCCTGCTGGGCTGTGCCTTCCTCTGGTGGATCGGGAGGCTGGGAGTGCCAAACTGAGTCCTAGTACGTTGTCCAGTTGTGGCCCTCCTGAGGGCATGGCTCTGAGCGGCTGGATGTGTGCTCTTCTCCTCTCAGCTCTGGACCAGCGGCTGGAGAAGCGGGTGGATGACATGCTGGCTGCGGGACTACTGGAGGAGCTGCGGGACTTCCACCGCCGGTACAACCAAGAGAAAGTGGCCGAGAACAGGTGGGTGAGAAGCAAGCTCCCTTTCAGGGCTCCCAGTCCCACCTTCCAGACCCATGCAGGGCCCAGACCAGctctctctgcagcagctccaaTGTATCAgtgctcccagccctgtcccagcagcaCCTGCTTCTGCAGCAAGGCCAGCAGACTGGACGGGTGCCTGCCTCTGTGGGAGCACCATCAGCAGAAAGGTCTGAACCAGCCAGATCCTCCAGCACTTCCTGGACTTCCCTGCCAGAACCCTTAGATCAGGGCTGGGCAAACAGCAGAGTCCCTGTGGGTCTTAGTGTTGAATTAATTTTGCCTGGACCATACCTGCCAAGCGGTGACATTTCCCCTCAGTAATTGGGGGGAATTACTTGGTGCTGCCTGAGTGTTCACACAGCGCAGCTGACATGGGGTGGCACTGAAGGCACCAATCTGCATTCCTGTATGCGTGGCTTGGCTTGTCCCCTGAGGCCATGGGCTTGTGTCACCTGGGGAGGTCCCTGCAGGGTGAGACGCATAGATATGAGCTATTACGGGGAGGGTTGAGGTCTGCCATTGTTCTGAAGGCTACTGCTTTGACGCCCGTCTCTTGTCTTGTTCTCCAGGCAGGATTACCAGCACGGCATCTTCCAGTCCATTGGATTCAAGGAGTTCCATGAGTACCTTGTCAGTGAGGGGAATTGCTCACCCGAGACgagtgctctgctgctgcaaaaaggTGAGAGAGGCACCCTGCATGCCCtgtgtccctcagccccacgcagCTCCAGGTGACTCTGCGTAATGGTCTGAACCAAGCTCAAACCCTGGGGCAGGTCTTGTTGGGGTTGAGCTGCACCTTTCTCTCTGAGTTTTCCACTTCTGCCAGCCCAGGAGGGACAGGGACTCCTTTTTCAGTGCTTGGAGAACATCTCTGAGCTCACCCCCACCaattcctccctcccttcctccaggtCTCCTTGGAAGATGTACTGGGCACAGTGTAACTTGGGATCTGGAGCTGGTCCATCAGTGACCTGGGTGATAGGATCCCAGCTGAGGTGTGGATGATGTGGAGAATAGGGCTAGAAAAAAGGAATGAAGCAGAACTCAGCATCTGGTTCAGCAGCAGGATGGTGGGAAGGGATCTGGGGATCTAGCGGATGACAGCATGAGTCAGTAGTGATGCCTTTTCTTTGGCATGTGTCATTCTGGAGTGTCTGGACAGATACGCTGTTGTTAGAggagagagctgctctgcttctcAGCACAGCAGAGGTCCCAGGCGGAGTTGGTCTGTGTGGAGGGTTGGGTGTGAAGTGGAGATGGAGGCTGAGGAAACCACTGAAATGATAAAAGTCTTGAAAACAAGTCTGGTGCAGATGGGTCTTCTTGTGTCTGCTCAGGAGACGATTGTGGAGCAATACGATAAGTCTGGTACTAAATATTGAAAGGTTGTGCAATGGTAAACCATCCTTTGGGCCCACTGGGGGTAGGACAAGGAGTCCTGGGCTCCGTTTGTGCAGAGAAGTATTCAATTACGTGTTATGAGAGCAGTGCGGCCCCTGAACACATTGTCCTACCTGCTAAAAGGGGCACCTTGTCCAGCCCTTCGCGCTGCCACTGCCCCAACACTGTCTGGCAGGGCTCACCCTCTTTGCCATGGTGACtgcttctccctgctggctcAGAGACCTTCAGACTGACAGTAGGAATACTTCTCTTAAGCGAGCATGGTACCCTCCAGCACAAACTTTTGTCTTGTGTGATTTCCCCCCACTGGAGCCAACAGCCTCTTCTCACTCTGCTGTGAACTCAGCTCGCAGCATTGCACtgacctttgtttttattttttattctgtttcaaagGGATCCAGGCCCTGAAACAGGTGACCAAGAGGTATGCCCGGAGACAGAACAAATGGGTCCGAAACCGCTTCCTGAGACGTAAGTCCTCTGTTCCTGCCCTGCCTCACCATCCCTATTCTCGCATCTCTTCTCACCCCTCCTTGGCACGTCCCTGACTCCCAGCTCAAGGGAGGAGAGTGGTGGCTCCTCTGCTTtggggcagtgtgtgtgtgtggggtgtgagTCTGGCAGGATCAGACCATCCTGCCTGGATTCTTCtggctggcccaggctgccctggcTCTGCAAGTGTCTGCTGCCAGCCAGATCCGTCCAGGATCCACCCACCAGGCTCTGCCCTGATTCCAACCTGAACATGTGGGAAGGAGAGCAGCCGCTCAACCCTGCTGAGACAGCCCACCCAGCACTGTCCAGCTCCTTCTCACTGCTTCCCCTGTACCCCTGGCTGCCAGTCAAGAGAAGATCTTCCCTTCCCAACACAAGTGCCATCAGGACGGCTAATATCCTGACAGAACAAAGCAAGCAAAGGCTCAGCCCCATGGTGGGCAGCAGTAGATGATGgtggctgcagggatgctgtgctGCCGACAGCTCCCGAGGGGCTCGGGGAGGGCGTACCCAGTATGGTCCCTCTCCCAATGCACCCACACATGCTCCCTGCGCAGGGCGAAAAGCCCAGTTGGCAGCTGCCCTTCAGATTAGGAGCAGGAGCCCATTGGCTGCCCTTCGCCTGGGCCATGCTCACCGTGATGGCGAGGAGCCAGCAGGACTTCCCCgtcccagccccagccttggAGCAAGGCCAGCATCAGCAGCTGGGAGCCAGGCACTTGTTGAAAGGTGCTTGGCAGGggcaaaacaacaataaaaaaatttaaaggaaaaaaaaaaaaaggcagggagaaacTCGAGTCAAAAGATGGGCTTTGAATGGGATGCAAGAGCTTTCCTGGAGCCATGTGCTTGGTGGCTGTGGCTCACCTTTCTGATGGCAGGTGTGTTTCAGATCAGCCCTGTCAGGAGCTTGTTTATGGTTACAGCAATAAAAAGCAGCACCTGCTGGAGACTGGCACGCGGCTGCCTTTGATGGCTTTGTCTGAGTGGGGCCATGTGCCCAGTGTCTGCGGGCAGGTGAGCAATGCGGGCAGCGACATCTCCGGAGGGAGTGTGTGCCCTCTGATTGCAGCTGTCTCCCCCAGCTGGGCTGCATTGAGCACTCTgtgccctcctgcctgggggAGGCCAAAGGGGTGGCTTTGAAACTGTGCCTTGTCAGGTCAAGGCATTAGTAAAGCATCTCCCACTGTGGCCTGCTACTGGGAGCATTGGCTCCTGCAGCCACACAAGCAATTACCGCTCTGAGTGGGGACCTGCACCCACAGATTCCTCATCCAGACCTCCATGCCTGCATCTCCTTGTAAACTTTGTGTGATGGCTTTGTGCCTGGATCCAGCTTTTGATCTTCTGTGGCCTCCTGTGGACCATGTTCTGGTGGTGACCTGCCTTTTTATGCCTCCGTAGGTCCCGGGCCCAACGTGCCCCCAGTGTATGGCTTGGAGGTGTCTGATCTCTTGCAGTGGGAGGAGGATGTGCTGAAACCTGCTCTGGAGATTGTGGAGAGCTTCATCCAGGTACTGGGTAACTAGAGTAACACGTGAGCCATGGCTGAGAAGTCAGCTTCTCAGTAGTCTCCAGGCCCTGTCACTTGGCACTTAGTCTCTCCCATGAGCAGTGCTGTCTGCTTACATGTCCAGCCTTGGCCTTTCCTCGCAGTGGCAGAGGGTTGTTGTCTAAGCTGAAAATTTCTCCTAATGCCCAGTACTCCCTTGTCTTCCATGGTAAAACTGCAGCCTCTGTCCTGCTAACCCTAGTGTCTGTGTATGGCAAGTTCACGTCCCAAACTTTACCAAAATGAACACAGACAAGCACATTTTCATAGTAGAAACCAGTTTGAGACGTTATTTAATCTACAGGGACGTGAGCCCCCAGCAGAGCCTGTGAAGATGGAGTATGATGTAAACGAGAACAAACGGAGTCATCACGTGTGTGAGCTCTGCGAGAGAGTCATCATCGGGGACAGGGAGTGGGCAGGTAGGATGCGgcaagggggagaggagaggacctGGGAGGGGATGGTGACGCAGAGGGATGGAGTGAGGCAGTTCTGTGGAGCAGAGCAGCTTCCTTGGCTGTCTCAGCTCGGCCGGGTGACACTCAGCGCATGATCTTGGGCTTTCAAGAATTGTTTACAGCCCGTGTATGAAAGCAGCCATTTGCGAGCCCAGAGGGGGTGCAGGAGCTGTGCCACAGCAGCCATCTGTCAggcttcccccccttccccggcacccAGTAAACACTGCCACGCTCTGCCGTCACGCCAGACATGGGGATCTATACGTAGCATCAAACCTCAGAGCTGTGTTTAGTCAGGGCTGCTGGTCCTTTTCAGCACTTTAGATACTTCTAGATACAGGACAAATTTGACTCTTCTAAAATTTTGTTGtataaaattaaagtttcttaatgtttttaatagCTCAGTTTTGCTCCAATATCACCTATTTgcatgtttttcaaaaaaaaagtattcctagCTGTAACAGTAACAGAAAgggattttctgttttcaataGACTTACTTTAAAAGAGCTCAGTTGGAATCAGATTAACTCAGTGAATTTATCTGTGCTGTGAGGCTCATGCTGAGAACCAGAAACAAAAAGTGgtggagaaactggctgcagaAATGAAACTGGTAAATCTCCATGCGTTGCCTGAATGCAGTATAAGCAGACACAATGCAAAGATAAATTTCCCAGGTCGTTGGTCGTTGGATTTGAACGAGTCACTTATTCCTATTGCTTCAGGGAGCTGCTGAAGGCAAAGATAGAAGTTGGCTCAGAATAGGAAGCTCATTGTAGTGAGATCGGTTTGTAAGTGTAATTGTTATTTCAGCCAGTCTCAGCTTGGACGTGCTTTGTAGGAGCTCTACCTACTCCAGAACTAGAGGACTTTGAAAGTTACGAGGGTCCATGCCCTCCGCCAGGTCCAGCGAGTCTTGTGACCAAGTGGGAACTGAAGATCCCCCCATACACTACAGCTGCAAACACTACAGCTAGGGATGTCATCCCAAATTCTGATAGATGATGACAATACCTTTCTCAGTCGAGATCAGCTGTTGTTCTCTGCATCCAGCTGAATTTGACTCCAGTCCCCAGATGGTGGGAGAAAAATCGTCCAAAACCTGGGTGTTACTTGTAAATGCAAAATGTAAAAGCTCAAAGGGAAGTGAAGACCGTAGTGGGAGCTGAGTCGATCTGCAATCTggtctgtttttttaaatcaagttacAGATAGTTCTGGGAGCTGCTTCTCAGTACCCCACTGtctctgaaagatttttaaattttatctaaTTTTACAATTTGTATGGACTTAAAAGAGCACACCTCCCCAGACAGCAGCAGAAATCCAGCCACTCTATGCTTTGATGCTGCTTG
Encoded here:
- the TRIT1 gene encoding tRNA dimethylallyltransferase; this translates as MAAARPGRAMAAAALCLGRAPPRPRPLVVILGATGTGKSALALQLGLRLGGEIVSADSMQVYKGLDIITNKVSPQEQRLCRHHMISFVDPLVSNYTVVDFRDKAVALIEDIFARDKIPIVVGGTNYYIESLLWKVLISTKEKASTGPGLVTDRKVELEQLDGVELHRRLSQVDPEMAAKLHPHDKRKVARSLQVFEETGIPHSEILHQQQEEEGGGPLGGPLKYPHSCILWLHADQAALDQRLEKRVDDMLAAGLLEELRDFHRRYNQEKVAENRQDYQHGIFQSIGFKEFHEYLVSEGNCSPETSALLLQKGIQALKQVTKRYARRQNKWVRNRFLRRPGPNVPPVYGLEVSDLLQWEEDVLKPALEIVESFIQGREPPAEPVKMEYDVNENKRSHHVCELCERVIIGDREWAAHTRSKSHLHHLKKRRKLEAASRAAETEGDSGGAETSGEDSSVSLPLP